In the genome of uncultured Paludibaculum sp., the window CCGATCAGGACGGGGAGCATCGCCAGCAGCGGAGCGACGGCCGCGATGGTGGCGAGACTGTTTGTGCCTCGCCGCATGCGAGCCACAACGACTGACGACGAGCGGCGCATGGCTCGTTCCACGGATTCGAGGATGGTCCGGCGGGCGGCTTGCTCCATGGTGCGAATAGACACCTCTCCGGGAAGGTTTGTTTCCGCGGGGTGCGGCGGCCCGGGGCAACTGTCCGAATGGCAATGAAGCGCGCCCGCTCATTGCCATTCGCGGTTCGCAGCGGGCGTTACTCGGCCCGGAGGGCTCGTACGGGGTCTGTGGCCGCGGCGCGGCGGGCCGGTAGATAAGCGGCCGTGGCGGCGGTGAGGATCAGGAGCAGGCTGGCGGCACCCAACAGGGTCGGGTTGGCGTCGGGGGTTCCATAGAGGAGCCGGGTGATGACGCGGCCGGTGGCAACGGCTCCGGCGACGCCCAGCGTGAGTCCCAGCAGGACGAGGCGGGTGGCTCGTTTCAGGACCAGGGCGAGCACCTCGCCGCGGTTGGCGCCGAGGGCGATGCGGACTCCGAACTCGCGGGTGCGGCGCGCGACGGAGTAGGCTAATACGCCGTAGAGGCCGACCACGGTGAGCAGAAGTGCGATGGCCGCGAATCCACCCAGAAGGTAGACGGGAATGCGCGCCTGCTTGTATCCGGTGGAAAGGATGTTGTCGAGGGTGCGCACGTCGAACACCGGCAGTTGCTTGTCGAGGGTGGTCACCGCTGAGCGGATGGACGGCTCAAGGCTCGACGGGTCGACGGTGCCGCGGACGACGACCGAGGCGCAGCACCAGGGGAGCTGTTTGTAAGGGAAGTAGTAGATGGGGTCGGCCGGGGCCTTGAGCAAGGACTGCTTGGCGTTGCCGACGACGCCGACGATCTGCCGCATTTTCGTGCCGCCGGGGCCGGAAACGGCGCCGGGCTCCATCCACTTGCCGATGGGGTCCTCGCCGGGGAAGAAGCGCTGGGCGAAGGCCTGGTTGACGACCAGCACGGGCGGTGTTTTTTCATCATCACGCTCAGTGAAGTCGCGGCCTCGGAGAAGCGGCGCACCGATGGTCTGGAAGTATCCGGGCGTGACGATGGCCATGTCGGAGGAGGGCCGTTCGGAGGGGGCCGAAGGACGCTCCTGGATGTTGAAGGTGATAGTCATCTGGTCGCCTACCAGCGGCAGCGGCATGGCGAGAGCGGCACCTTCGACGCCCGGGAGACTCTTCAGCCGGTCGAGCATTTCGGCGTGGAAGCTGAGCTGGCGCGCCTTGGGGTAGGCTTTGCCGGGGAGATCGACGTTGAAGCTGAGGACGCGCTCGGGCTGGAGGCCGAGGTCCCGTCGGAGGAGTTGGACGAAGTTGGCGCTGAGGAGGCCGGCGGCGCTGAGGAGGACGAGCCCCAGCGCGATCTGTCCGACACAGAGGGCGCCGCGCAGGCCGTCAGCGTTGTCGGTGAGGCTTCGACCTCCATCTCTGAGGCCGGTGTTGAAATCGGCCTTGGCCACTCGGATTGCGGGGGCCAGTCCGAAGAGAACGCTGGTTGCGACTGCAAGGAGGACAGAGAACCCGAGCACGCGGGCGTCGATGTTGGTCTCCTGGATGCGGGGAATGGCCTCGCCCGCCAGGGGTAGCAGGAAGTGCATTGTCCACGTGGCGGCGAGGACTCCAACGGTGCAGCCGATGAACGAGAGCGTGAGACTTTCCGTAATGAGCTGCCGGACGATGCGGCCCTGGCCAGCGCCGATGGCCGCACGCAGGGCGAATTCGCGGGAGCGTTCGGACGTGCGGGCCAACAGGAGGTTGGCGATGTTCGCGCACGCGATGAGCAGGACCAGGCCGACGGCACTCAGCAAGATGAGCAGGGGTGCTTTGGATTCACCAGCCAGGGCGTCGCCGGCGGGCACGACGCGCGTTCCGGTGATGTTCTTGTTCGAGTCGGGGTATGCGTGTGCGAGGGCGGCGGCCACAGTGTCCATCTGCGCCTGAGCCTGTTGGATGGACACACCGGGCCTGAGGCGGGCCAGGGCGCT includes:
- a CDS encoding ABC transporter permease; protein product: MNWIQQLFSRRQLTGDLEEEIQQHMEEKIEELMSRGLSRREAELAAHRAFGNRTLLEEQGREVWRWAPVEDFFTDIHFALRQLRKSPSFSIACALTLALGIGANTVVFSVVNAVLLRPLPFAEPGRLAVVASIDARKPKELSDLSYPTFFDFRKANKVFEHVVSFRETDASLTGTAQPLHVRAHIVSWDLFPLLGIQPALGRGFLPREEASGQRAVVLGDDLWHEQFAADPTLVGRTITIDSQPHTVVGIAPPGFAFPPADRTVRMWMTLARDADSSTFTPVTEQRGARMLSALARLRPGVSIQQAQAQMDTVAAALAHAYPDSNKNITGTRVVPAGDALAGESKAPLLILLSAVGLVLLIACANIANLLLARTSERSREFALRAAIGAGQGRIVRQLITESLTLSFIGCTVGVLAATWTMHFLLPLAGEAIPRIQETNIDARVLGFSVLLAVATSVLFGLAPAIRVAKADFNTGLRDGGRSLTDNADGLRGALCVGQIALGLVLLSAAGLLSANFVQLLRRDLGLQPERVLSFNVDLPGKAYPKARQLSFHAEMLDRLKSLPGVEGAALAMPLPLVGDQMTITFNIQERPSAPSERPSSDMAIVTPGYFQTIGAPLLRGRDFTERDDEKTPPVLVVNQAFAQRFFPGEDPIGKWMEPGAVSGPGGTKMRQIVGVVGNAKQSLLKAPADPIYYFPYKQLPWCCASVVVRGTVDPSSLEPSIRSAVTTLDKQLPVFDVRTLDNILSTGYKQARIPVYLLGGFAAIALLLTVVGLYGVLAYSVARRTREFGVRIALGANRGEVLALVLKRATRLVLLGLTLGVAGAVATGRVITRLLYGTPDANPTLLGAASLLLILTAATAAYLPARRAAATDPVRALRAE